A single window of Mycobacterium sp. ITM-2016-00318 DNA harbors:
- the whiA gene encoding DNA-binding protein WhiA has product MTAEVKDELSRLVVNSVSARRAEVASLLRFAGGLHIVSGRVVVEAEVDLGIIARRLRKDIFDLYGYNALVHVLSASGIRKNTRYVVRVAKDGEALARQTGLLDLRGRPVRGLPAQVVGGSVADAEAAWRGAFLAHGSLTEPGRSSALEVSCPGPEAALALVGAARRLGVSAKAREVRGADRVVVRDGEAIGALLTRMGAQDTRLTWEERRMRREVRATANRLANFDDANLRRSARAAVAAAARVERALEILGDTVPDHLSAAGKLRVEHRQASLEELGRLADPVMTKDAVAGRIRRLLSMADRKAKQDGIPDTESAVTPDLLDDA; this is encoded by the coding sequence ATGACTGCCGAGGTCAAGGACGAGTTGAGCCGTCTGGTCGTCAATTCGGTCAGCGCGCGCCGTGCCGAGGTCGCATCGTTGCTGCGGTTTGCCGGGGGCCTGCACATCGTCTCGGGCCGGGTCGTGGTGGAGGCGGAGGTCGATCTCGGCATCATCGCGCGTCGCCTTCGCAAGGACATCTTCGATCTCTACGGCTACAACGCCCTCGTTCATGTGTTGTCCGCCAGCGGGATTCGCAAGAACACCCGATACGTGGTGCGCGTCGCCAAGGACGGCGAGGCGTTGGCGCGCCAGACCGGCCTGCTGGATCTTCGCGGGCGGCCGGTGCGCGGGTTGCCTGCCCAGGTCGTCGGCGGCAGCGTGGCCGATGCGGAAGCGGCGTGGCGCGGCGCGTTCCTGGCCCACGGCTCATTGACCGAACCCGGTCGGTCGTCCGCCCTTGAGGTCAGCTGCCCGGGACCGGAGGCGGCGCTGGCGCTCGTGGGCGCGGCGCGGCGGCTCGGCGTCAGCGCGAAGGCGCGCGAGGTGCGCGGCGCCGACCGCGTCGTCGTGCGCGACGGAGAGGCGATCGGCGCGTTGCTGACCCGCATGGGCGCCCAGGACACGAGGCTGACGTGGGAAGAGCGCCGGATGCGCCGGGAGGTGCGGGCGACCGCGAACCGGCTTGCGAACTTTGACGACGCGAACCTGCGTCGGTCGGCGAGGGCGGCGGTGGCGGCGGCTGCCCGGGTCGAGCGGGCGCTGGAGATCCTCGGTGACACCGTCCCCGACCATCTGTCCGCCGCGGGCAAGCTTCGCGTCGAGCACCGGCAGGCATCGCTCGAGGAGCTTGGCCGACTTGCCGACCCGGTGATGACGAAAGATGCTGTAGCGGGACGTATTCGGCGGCTGCTGTCGATGGCCGACCGTAAGGCCAAGCAAGACGGGATTCCCGACACCGAGTCGGCCGTCACCCCCGATCTGCTCGACGACGCCTAG
- a CDS encoding ABC transporter substrate-binding protein — MATLRVGAAYPDPPFNGMPDDGGLDIDLMTAVTEKLGTGLEFLAYEGADFNGIFDALAAGEFDCIAAGTTVTAERETKATFAPPYLISGQSLAVDARRLPDVHSVDDLDGLTIGVQRGNTSGPVAEQLVADGKAAGVRVYEYGDIRAALDDLTSGGCDVFMKLAAVLTELVKPIAGVEVVQRGISTENIAVAVRLGDQDLLARITVAQAELEEDGTLQRIRRRWLGNPYADQSLAML; from the coding sequence ATGGCGACACTGAGGGTCGGCGCGGCGTATCCGGACCCGCCGTTCAACGGTATGCCCGACGACGGTGGCCTCGACATCGATCTGATGACCGCGGTGACGGAGAAACTCGGTACGGGCCTCGAGTTCCTCGCCTACGAAGGAGCGGACTTCAACGGCATCTTCGACGCGCTGGCCGCCGGGGAGTTCGACTGTATCGCCGCGGGCACCACCGTCACCGCCGAGCGGGAGACGAAGGCGACGTTCGCCCCGCCGTACCTGATCTCCGGCCAGTCGCTCGCTGTCGATGCCCGGCGGCTGCCCGACGTGCATTCGGTCGACGATCTCGACGGCCTGACCATCGGCGTGCAACGGGGCAACACCAGCGGCCCGGTCGCCGAGCAACTCGTCGCCGACGGCAAGGCGGCGGGCGTCAGGGTCTACGAGTACGGGGACATCCGCGCCGCGCTCGATGACCTCACCTCAGGCGGCTGCGACGTGTTCATGAAGCTCGCTGCCGTTCTGACCGAGCTCGTCAAGCCGATCGCAGGCGTCGAGGTGGTGCAGCGCGGCATTTCCACCGAGAACATCGCGGTTGCGGTCCGCCTCGGTGATCAGGACCTGCTCGCCAGGATCACCGTCGCCCAGGCCGAGCTGGAGGAGGACGGCACGCTGCAGCGAATCCGCCGCAGATGGCTGGGCAACCCGTATGCCGACCAGAGCCTCGCAATGCTCTGA